The following proteins come from a genomic window of Pseudomonas sp. Z8(2022):
- a CDS encoding N-acyl-D-amino-acid deacylase family protein: protein MSYDIIIKNGLYFDGTGAPGVQRHVGIRNGRIDVLSLSPLDESGCANVIDATGKWLTPGFLEIHSHYDAEVIAAPALKESVRHGVTTVTIGSCSISMVLADAEDCSDLFTRVEAVPREYVLPILQEKKTWRDAAGYRAFYDQLALGPNVNSFLGHSELRVAVMGLERATSRVKPTEAEMQRMEQLLEEALDAGCIGLSVMTTRLDKMDGDRAWSSPLPSTFASWKEFSRLFAILRRRGAVLQGAPNAVTKVNVFAFLWQAHGWFRKPLKCTMLTALDLKSQPLLHRFTRLSGWLANKVLRGHFRWQTLPAPFTLRLEGLNVNAFEEFGAGEILRNIKDPDELYAKVKEPEFRALFKKQVKAILTKGLWHRDFSDCWVTECPDPSMVGKNFKQLGESRGLDAVDAYFELACQYREDLKWTTCYGNQREPIMRKLLASPWTHPGFADSGAHLRSIAQYNFPLRFLKYVRDAELANEPFMELGQAVRRCSGELADFIGVDAGYIRVGDRADLVLINPEGLDDSLDELHEAPMEVLGLERVVKRNDAAVEMTLINGRIAYQRGLEYPDELGKIQQYGRFLPSRDVLLRQQPAPQFGGAATA, encoded by the coding sequence ATGAGTTACGACATCATCATCAAGAACGGCCTGTACTTCGACGGCACCGGCGCACCCGGCGTGCAACGCCATGTCGGCATCCGCAATGGCCGCATCGACGTGCTCAGCCTCAGCCCGCTGGACGAAAGCGGCTGTGCGAACGTCATCGACGCCACCGGCAAATGGCTCACTCCGGGCTTTCTGGAAATTCACTCGCACTACGATGCGGAGGTCATCGCCGCGCCGGCGCTGAAGGAATCGGTGCGCCACGGCGTGACCACCGTCACCATCGGCTCCTGCTCGATCAGCATGGTGCTGGCCGATGCCGAGGACTGCTCCGACCTGTTCACCCGCGTCGAGGCAGTACCGCGCGAATACGTGCTGCCGATCCTCCAGGAGAAGAAGACCTGGCGTGACGCGGCTGGTTACCGCGCCTTCTACGACCAGCTGGCGCTTGGCCCCAACGTCAACTCCTTCCTCGGTCACTCCGAGCTGCGCGTGGCGGTCATGGGCCTGGAGCGTGCCACCAGCCGGGTCAAGCCGACCGAAGCGGAAATGCAGCGCATGGAGCAGTTGCTGGAAGAAGCACTGGACGCCGGCTGCATCGGCCTTTCGGTGATGACCACGCGGCTGGACAAGATGGACGGCGACCGGGCCTGGTCCAGCCCGCTGCCCTCTACCTTCGCCAGCTGGAAGGAGTTCTCGCGGCTGTTCGCCATCCTCCGTAGGCGCGGTGCCGTGCTGCAGGGCGCGCCCAATGCGGTGACCAAGGTCAACGTGTTCGCCTTCCTCTGGCAGGCCCACGGCTGGTTCCGCAAGCCACTCAAGTGCACCATGCTCACCGCGCTGGATCTCAAGTCGCAGCCGCTGCTGCACCGCTTCACCCGTCTCTCCGGCTGGCTGGCCAACAAGGTGCTGCGCGGCCACTTCCGCTGGCAGACCCTCCCGGCGCCCTTCACCCTGCGCCTGGAAGGGCTCAACGTGAACGCCTTCGAGGAGTTCGGTGCCGGCGAGATCCTGCGCAACATCAAGGACCCGGACGAACTCTATGCCAAGGTCAAAGAGCCGGAGTTCCGCGCCCTGTTCAAGAAGCAGGTCAAGGCCATCCTCACCAAGGGCCTGTGGCACCGCGACTTTTCCGACTGCTGGGTAACCGAGTGCCCGGACCCGTCGATGGTCGGCAAGAATTTCAAACAGCTCGGCGAAAGCCGCGGCCTGGATGCGGTGGACGCCTACTTCGAGCTGGCCTGCCAATACCGCGAAGACCTGAAGTGGACCACCTGCTACGGCAACCAGCGCGAACCTATCATGCGCAAGCTGCTGGCCAGCCCCTGGACCCACCCGGGCTTCGCCGACTCCGGCGCGCACCTGCGCTCCATCGCCCAGTACAACTTCCCGCTGCGCTTTCTCAAGTACGTGCGTGACGCCGAGCTGGCGAACGAGCCGTTCATGGAGCTGGGCCAGGCGGTGCGGCGCTGCAGCGGTGAACTGGCCGACTTCATCGGGGTGGACGCCGGCTACATACGCGTCGGTGACCGCGCCGATCTGGTCCTGATCAACCCCGAAGGTCTCGACGACAGTCTGGACGAACTGCACGAGGCGCCGATGGAGGTGCTCGGCCTGGAACGGGTGGTCAAACGTAACGATGCCGCGGTGGAGATGACCCTGATCAATGGCCGCATCGCCTATCAGCGTGGCTTGGAATACCCGGACGAGCTGGGCAAGATCCAGCAGTACGGCCGTTTCCTGCCAAGCCGCGACGTGCTGCTGCGCCAGCAGCCGGCACCGCAGTTCGGTGGTGCAGCGACCGCATGA
- a CDS encoding spermidine synthase, whose protein sequence is MPGLPPDDEMQDEVLLAEVHDAFGVIRVVQIGAYRFLEFGDAIEQSCVFQSDPSWLEYDYTRAMLLGALCHDAPETALFLGLGAGNLTQACLKYLPLEDVEAIELRPDVPRLAMEYLGLDDDPRLTIRIGDAIELLDSAETADLIFLDLYTDQGPGVGHLAWRFLENCREKLNPGGWLIINQWAGNDGKPLGAALLRGLYHRYYWECPVKEGNVVLLIPADLDQRLDMVRLQARAVELAPRLGYSLQPLIDALRPAT, encoded by the coding sequence ATGCCTGGGTTGCCGCCAGACGATGAAATGCAGGACGAAGTCCTGCTGGCCGAGGTGCACGATGCGTTCGGGGTGATTCGCGTGGTGCAGATCGGCGCCTACCGCTTTCTCGAGTTCGGTGATGCCATCGAACAGAGCTGCGTATTCCAGAGCGATCCCAGCTGGCTCGAGTACGACTACACCCGTGCCATGCTGCTTGGCGCGCTTTGCCACGATGCGCCGGAAACCGCGCTGTTTCTCGGCCTCGGCGCCGGCAACCTGACCCAGGCGTGTCTGAAGTACCTGCCGCTGGAGGATGTCGAGGCCATCGAGCTGCGCCCGGACGTGCCACGTCTGGCCATGGAATACCTCGGCCTCGACGATGATCCGCGGCTGACCATTCGCATCGGGGATGCCATCGAGCTGCTCGACAGTGCGGAAACCGCCGACCTGATCTTTCTCGACCTGTATACCGATCAGGGGCCGGGCGTCGGTCACCTGGCCTGGCGCTTTCTCGAAAACTGTCGTGAGAAGCTCAACCCGGGCGGCTGGCTGATCATCAACCAGTGGGCAGGCAACGACGGCAAGCCACTGGGAGCGGCGCTGCTGCGCGGTCTCTATCACCGGTATTACTGGGAGTGCCCGGTGAAGGAGGGCAATGTCGTACTGCTGATTCCGGCCGACCTCGACCAGCGTCTGGACATGGTTCGTCTGCAGGCGCGTGCGGTCGAGCTGGCGCCGCGCCTGGGCTATTCCCTGCAACCGCTGATCGACGCCCTGCGCCCGGCTACCTGA
- a CDS encoding flavin-containing monooxygenase, producing the protein MYAIIGAGPMGLCTARHLKKHGIDFVGFELHSDVGGLWDIDNPHSTMYHSAHLISSKGTTEFREFPMRAEVAPYPHHSEMRRYFRDYARHFRLYEHYQFDTRVLRVERQTQGWKLISERNGEQREWHFDGVLIANGTLHTPNLAPLPGAFSGELLHSSDYKSADIFAGKRVLVVGCGNSACDIAVDAVHRAASVDISVRRGYHFLPKFILGKPTDTFGGAIKLPRRLKQMLDGLLVRALVGKPSQYGLPDPDYRLYESHPVMNSLVLHHIGHGDIRPRGDITAVNGRSVTFSNGQQADYDLILMATGYKLDYPFIERSELNWPQGAGAPQLYLNVFHPEHDDIFMLGMVEASGLGWQGRDEQAELVALYIRQLQAGSPAAQALRKTIREQAGQRVDGGYRYLELERMAYYVHKDSYRRRIAEHSAALRRELSSATLPAVQEV; encoded by the coding sequence ATGTACGCCATCATAGGTGCCGGCCCCATGGGCCTGTGCACGGCCCGGCATTTGAAAAAACACGGCATCGATTTCGTCGGCTTCGAGCTGCATAGCGACGTCGGCGGTCTGTGGGACATCGACAATCCGCACAGCACCATGTACCACTCGGCCCACCTGATTTCCTCCAAGGGCACCACCGAGTTCCGTGAATTCCCCATGCGCGCCGAAGTGGCGCCCTACCCGCATCACAGCGAGATGCGCCGCTATTTCCGTGACTACGCGCGGCACTTTCGCCTGTATGAGCACTACCAGTTCGACACTCGCGTGCTGCGAGTCGAGCGTCAGACGCAGGGCTGGAAGCTGATCAGCGAGCGCAACGGTGAGCAGCGTGAATGGCATTTCGACGGTGTGCTGATCGCCAACGGAACCCTGCACACGCCGAATCTGGCGCCTCTGCCCGGCGCCTTCAGCGGTGAGCTGCTGCATTCGAGCGATTACAAGAGCGCCGACATCTTCGCCGGCAAGCGCGTGCTGGTGGTCGGCTGCGGCAACTCGGCCTGTGATATCGCAGTTGATGCCGTGCACCGTGCGGCCTCGGTAGACATCTCCGTGCGCCGCGGCTACCACTTCCTGCCCAAGTTCATCCTTGGCAAGCCCACCGATACCTTCGGCGGCGCGATCAAACTGCCACGCCGGCTCAAGCAGATGCTCGACGGCCTGCTGGTGCGCGCCCTGGTCGGCAAGCCCTCGCAGTACGGGCTGCCCGATCCCGACTATCGCCTGTACGAATCGCATCCGGTGATGAACTCGCTGGTACTGCATCACATTGGCCACGGTGACATCCGTCCGCGTGGTGATATCACCGCAGTGAATGGCCGGAGCGTGACCTTCTCCAATGGCCAGCAGGCCGACTACGACCTGATCCTCATGGCCACCGGCTACAAGCTCGATTACCCGTTCATCGAGCGCAGCGAGCTGAACTGGCCGCAAGGTGCCGGTGCACCGCAGCTGTACCTCAACGTGTTCCACCCCGAACATGATGACATCTTCATGCTCGGCATGGTCGAAGCATCGGGCCTCGGCTGGCAGGGTCGCGATGAGCAGGCCGAACTGGTCGCGCTGTACATCCGCCAGCTTCAGGCCGGCAGCCCCGCGGCGCAGGCTCTGCGCAAGACCATCCGTGAACAGGCCGGGCAACGCGTCGACGGAGGCTATCGCTATCTTGAGCTCGAGCGCATGGCCTACTACGTACACAAGGACAGCTACCGCCGGCGCATCGCCGAGCACAGTGCTGCACTGCGCCGCGAACTGAGCAGCGCCACCCTGCCTGCGGTACAGGAGGTCTGA
- a CDS encoding sulfite exporter TauE/SafE family protein, translating to MSAFVPYALGAFILLAYTLEAITGFGSIVIALSLGALLLPIDQLLPVLVPLNICMTGYLVYRHWRMVDVRLLLGTILPSMVAGTLLGYWLLPYLDTQALKSVFGALILWFAGRELWRLRHAAVLPVRPQWLTRLITLGAGLSHGLFASGGPLLVFGLAGTQLDKARLRATLISVWFTLNSLLTLAFLLDGRLQPALPQVLGYAPLLLLGVWLGERLHRRFDERHFRIAIYILLLATGILLLAPWRLL from the coding sequence ATGAGCGCCTTTGTTCCCTATGCGCTGGGCGCATTCATACTGCTGGCCTATACGCTGGAGGCCATCACCGGCTTCGGCAGCATCGTCATCGCCCTGTCACTGGGCGCCCTGCTGCTGCCAATCGATCAGTTGCTGCCAGTGTTGGTGCCACTGAACATCTGCATGACCGGTTATCTGGTGTATCGCCATTGGCGCATGGTCGACGTGCGCCTGCTGCTCGGCACCATCCTGCCGAGCATGGTGGCCGGCACCCTGCTGGGCTACTGGCTGCTGCCCTACCTCGACACCCAGGCGCTCAAGTCAGTGTTTGGCGCACTCATCCTCTGGTTCGCCGGACGCGAGCTCTGGCGGTTGCGCCATGCCGCAGTGCTGCCGGTCCGGCCACAGTGGCTGACTCGTCTGATCACCCTTGGAGCCGGACTCAGCCATGGTCTGTTCGCCTCGGGCGGCCCGTTACTGGTGTTCGGCCTGGCGGGCACCCAACTGGACAAAGCCCGGCTGCGCGCCACCCTGATCAGTGTCTGGTTCACCCTCAACAGCCTGTTGACCCTCGCCTTCCTGCTCGACGGACGCCTGCAACCCGCCCTGCCGCAAGTGCTTGGCTACGCCCCGCTGCTGCTGCTTGGCGTCTGGCTCGGCGAACGCCTGCACCGGCGCTTCGACGAGCGTCATTTCCGCATCGCCATCTACATCCTGCTGCTGGCCACCGGCATCCTGCTGCTGGCGCCCTGGAGATTGCTATGA
- a CDS encoding DEAD/DEAH box helicase: MGLCGCIRGRPMTQETGGFAALGLHPNILAALTAVGYEEPSPIQAQAIPVILAGHDMIGQAQTGTGKTAAFALPLLSKIDAAKREPQVLILAPTRELALQVATAFETYSKQMPGVNVVAVYGGAPMGPQLKAIRQGAQIIVATPGRLVDHLRRDEKVLSTIQHLVLDEADEMLKLGFMDDLEIIFEAMPESRQSVLFSATLPHSIRAIAEKHLREPQHIKIAAKTQTVSRIEQAHLMIHADQKTNAVLRLLEVEEFDALIAFVRTKQATLDLASALEAKGFKAAALNGDIAQNQRERVIESLKDGRLDIVVATDVAARGIDVPRITHVFNVDMPYDPESYVHRIGRTGRAGRDGRALLLVTPRERRMLQVIERVTGQKVGEVKLPNAQQVLDARIKKLTSSLAPLVADAEASHGDLLDRLTADIGCSPRALAAALLKKATNGQALDLASVEREQPLVPGVGAPRERRERDGDRGGERGEYRERRAPMPLAEGRVRCRTALGTRDGIAAKNLLGAILNEGGLAREAIGRIQIRETFSLVELPEDGLDRLLGKLKDTRVAGKALKLRRYRED; the protein is encoded by the coding sequence ATGGGCCTTTGCGGATGCATTAGAGGCAGACCCATGACCCAGGAAACCGGCGGCTTCGCCGCGCTCGGACTTCATCCCAATATTCTCGCCGCCCTGACCGCAGTCGGTTACGAAGAGCCGTCTCCGATTCAGGCCCAGGCCATTCCGGTGATCCTCGCCGGCCACGACATGATCGGCCAGGCGCAGACCGGCACCGGCAAGACCGCGGCCTTCGCGCTGCCGCTGCTGTCGAAGATCGATGCGGCCAAACGCGAGCCGCAGGTACTGATCCTTGCTCCTACCCGCGAGCTGGCCCTGCAGGTGGCCACCGCGTTCGAAACCTATTCCAAGCAGATGCCGGGCGTTAACGTCGTCGCCGTCTATGGTGGCGCACCGATGGGCCCGCAGCTCAAGGCCATCCGCCAGGGCGCGCAGATCATCGTGGCCACCCCGGGCCGCCTGGTCGACCACCTGCGTCGCGACGAGAAGGTGCTGTCCACCATTCAGCATCTGGTCCTCGACGAAGCTGACGAAATGCTCAAGCTGGGTTTCATGGACGATCTGGAGATCATCTTCGAAGCCATGCCGGAAAGCCGCCAGAGCGTGCTGTTCTCCGCGACCCTGCCGCATTCGATCCGCGCCATCGCCGAGAAGCACCTGCGCGAGCCGCAGCACATCAAGATCGCCGCCAAGACCCAGACTGTCTCGCGCATCGAGCAGGCGCACCTGATGATCCATGCTGATCAGAAGACCAACGCCGTGCTACGCCTGCTGGAAGTCGAGGAATTCGACGCGCTGATCGCCTTCGTACGAACCAAACAGGCCACCCTGGATCTGGCCAGCGCGCTGGAAGCCAAGGGTTTCAAGGCCGCTGCGCTGAATGGCGATATCGCCCAGAACCAGCGCGAGCGCGTGATCGAGTCGCTCAAGGATGGCCGTCTGGACATCGTCGTCGCCACTGACGTCGCTGCCCGTGGTATCGACGTGCCGCGCATTACCCACGTGTTCAACGTCGACATGCCGTACGACCCGGAGTCCTACGTACACCGTATCGGTCGTACCGGCCGTGCCGGCCGCGATGGTCGTGCGCTGCTGCTGGTGACTCCGCGCGAGCGCCGCATGCTGCAGGTGATCGAGCGGGTTACCGGGCAGAAGGTCGGTGAGGTGAAACTGCCGAACGCCCAGCAGGTGCTGGATGCGCGCATCAAGAAGCTGACCAGCAGCCTGGCGCCGCTGGTTGCTGACGCCGAAGCCAGCCATGGCGATCTGCTCGATCGCCTGACCGCCGACATCGGTTGCAGCCCGCGTGCCCTGGCCGCTGCGCTGCTGAAGAAGGCCACCAACGGCCAGGCGTTGGATCTGGCCAGCGTCGAGCGCGAGCAGCCGCTGGTGCCGGGCGTTGGCGCCCCGCGTGAGCGTCGCGAGCGTGATGGTGACCGTGGCGGCGAGCGTGGCGAATACCGCGAGCGTCGTGCGCCGATGCCGCTGGCCGAGGGGCGCGTGCGTTGCCGTACCGCACTGGGCACTCGTGACGGCATCGCTGCGAAGAACCTGCTGGGCGCGATCCTCAACGAGGGCGGTCTGGCGCGCGAAGCCATTGGCCGCATCCAGATCCGCGAGACCTTCAGCCTGGTCGAATTGCCGGAAGATGGCCTGGACCGTCTGCTCGGCAAGTTGAAGGACACCCGCGTCGCCGGCAAGGCGCTGAAACTGCGCCGCTACCGCGAAGATTGA
- a CDS encoding M48 family metalloprotease, with protein sequence MQLRTTLSAFALSGAALLTGCQNMSPDAMLQSGLMAVQAVTLSDAEVRSMADQACAQMDAEANIAGPNSPYTKRLDKIANNLGHQISGTPITYKVYQADDVNAWAMANGCVRVYSGLMDLMTDNEVEGVLGHEIGHVALGHSKKAMQTAYATNAARNAAAGSGNSTVAVLSASQIGALGEKLVNAQFSQSQENAADNFSFDLLTQRNIPREGLVTAFEKLAKLGGGEGSMFSSHPGSSDRANNMRTRLAAK encoded by the coding sequence ATGCAACTGCGAACCACCCTCTCCGCTTTCGCCCTCTCCGGCGCCGCTCTGCTGACCGGCTGCCAGAACATGTCTCCCGACGCCATGCTGCAATCCGGTCTGATGGCCGTACAGGCGGTCACCCTCAGTGACGCCGAAGTGCGCAGCATGGCCGACCAGGCCTGCGCCCAGATGGACGCCGAGGCCAACATCGCCGGCCCGAACAGCCCCTACACCAAGCGCCTGGACAAGATCGCCAACAACCTCGGCCATCAGATCAGCGGCACGCCGATCACCTACAAGGTTTACCAGGCCGATGATGTCAACGCCTGGGCCATGGCCAACGGCTGCGTACGTGTTTACAGCGGCCTGATGGACCTGATGACCGACAACGAAGTGGAAGGTGTGCTCGGACACGAGATCGGTCACGTCGCCCTCGGTCACAGCAAGAAGGCCATGCAGACCGCCTACGCTACCAACGCGGCGCGCAATGCCGCTGCCGGCTCCGGCAATAGCACCGTCGCCGTCCTGTCCGCATCGCAGATCGGTGCCCTGGGTGAGAAACTGGTCAATGCGCAGTTCTCCCAGAGCCAGGAAAACGCCGCCGACAATTTCTCCTTCGACCTGCTGACTCAGCGCAACATCCCGCGTGAAGGCCTGGTCACAGCGTTCGAGAAACTGGCCAAGCTGGGCGGCGGCGAGGGCAGCATGTTCTCCTCGCACCCGGGCTCCAGCGACCGTGCCAACAACATGCGTACCCGTCTGGCTGCCAAGTAA
- a CDS encoding class II 3-deoxy-7-phosphoheptulonate synthase, translating into MSHAWSPDSWRVKPIQQQPEYPDAAHVARVEQTLAGYPPLVFAGEARELRRQFAEVTQGRAFLLQGGDCAESFAEFSAAKIRDTFKVLLQMAIVMTFAAGCPVVKVGRMAGQFAKPRSSGSETIDGVTLPAYRGDIVNGIGFDAASRVPDPERLLQAYHQATASLNLLRAFAQGGFADVHQVHQWNLDFIANSALAEKYHQLANRIDETLAFMRAVGMDSAPQLREVSFFTAHEALLLNYEEAFVRRDSLTGRWYDCSAHMLWIGDRTRQLDGAHVEFMRGIENPIGVKVGPSMDPDELIHLIDTLNPDNDPGRLNLIVRMGADKVEAHFPRLLRKVKSEGREVLWSSDPMHGNTIKASSGYKTRDFAQILAEVRQFFAVHQAEGTYAGGIHIEMTGQNVTECIGGSRPITEDGLSDRYHTHCDPRMNADQSLELAFMIADTLKQVRR; encoded by the coding sequence ATGTCGCACGCCTGGAGTCCCGATAGCTGGAGGGTCAAGCCCATCCAGCAGCAGCCTGAATACCCTGATGCCGCCCACGTTGCCCGCGTCGAGCAGACCCTGGCCGGCTACCCGCCGCTGGTGTTCGCCGGCGAGGCGCGCGAGCTGCGCCGTCAGTTTGCCGAAGTGACCCAGGGGCGCGCCTTCCTGCTTCAGGGCGGCGACTGTGCCGAGAGTTTCGCCGAATTTTCCGCGGCGAAGATTCGTGACACCTTCAAGGTGCTGCTGCAGATGGCCATCGTCATGACCTTCGCCGCCGGGTGCCCGGTGGTCAAGGTGGGGCGTATGGCCGGCCAGTTTGCCAAGCCGCGCTCATCCGGCAGCGAAACCATCGACGGCGTCACCCTGCCCGCCTACCGTGGCGACATCGTCAACGGTATCGGCTTCGACGCTGCCAGCCGCGTACCCGACCCGGAGCGACTGCTGCAGGCCTATCACCAGGCCACCGCAAGCCTCAACCTGCTGCGCGCCTTCGCCCAGGGCGGCTTCGCCGACGTGCACCAAGTGCACCAGTGGAACCTCGATTTCATCGCCAACTCGGCTCTGGCCGAGAAGTACCACCAACTCGCCAATCGCATTGACGAGACCCTGGCCTTCATGCGCGCGGTCGGCATGGACAGCGCGCCGCAGTTGCGCGAAGTGAGCTTCTTCACCGCCCACGAAGCTCTGCTGCTCAACTACGAGGAAGCCTTCGTTCGCCGTGACAGTCTCACCGGCCGCTGGTACGACTGCTCGGCGCACATGCTGTGGATTGGTGACCGCACCCGTCAGCTGGATGGCGCGCACGTCGAATTCATGCGCGGCATCGAGAACCCCATCGGGGTCAAGGTCGGTCCGAGCATGGATCCGGACGAGCTGATTCACCTGATCGACACGCTCAACCCGGACAACGACCCGGGCCGCCTCAACCTGATCGTGCGCATGGGCGCCGACAAGGTCGAGGCGCACTTCCCGCGCCTGCTGCGCAAGGTCAAGAGCGAGGGCCGCGAGGTGCTGTGGAGCTCCGACCCCATGCACGGCAACACCATCAAGGCCAGCAGCGGTTACAAGACCCGCGACTTTGCACAGATCCTCGCCGAGGTACGGCAGTTCTTCGCCGTGCACCAGGCCGAGGGCACCTACGCCGGCGGTATCCATATCGAGATGACGGGCCAGAACGTCACCGAGTGCATCGGCGGCTCGCGACCGATCACCGAGGACGGTTTGTCTGATCGCTACCACACCCATTGCGATCCGCGCATGAATGCCGACCAGTCCCTGGAGCTGGCGTTCATGATCGCCGATACGCTGAAGCAGGTCCGCCGCTGA
- a CDS encoding SDR family NAD(P)-dependent oxidoreductase, with protein sequence MRVTLITGAASGLGWQLARACHARDDALLLTDIDADGLAARVSELGEERVLGLSGDITDPALHKQLIDSCRARFGRLDVLINNAGITHRSPTVNTAPAVFRKVMAVDFHAPLELTLTALPLLRESAGQVVAIGSMAGWMPVLGRAGYCAAKSALGQAFEVLRAEIARDGIGLLMVYPSFLDTPIERNALGADGRPAAHARSTVGAIRGADWMAAQIVAALHRRQQRLFPDRGSWLASLLWRLAPGFYYRKMSQRFAGEMA encoded by the coding sequence ATGCGCGTGACCCTTATCACCGGGGCCGCCAGCGGCCTCGGCTGGCAGCTCGCACGTGCCTGCCATGCCCGCGACGATGCGTTGCTGCTCACCGACATCGACGCAGACGGCCTGGCCGCGCGGGTTTCCGAGCTGGGCGAGGAACGCGTTCTGGGGCTCAGTGGCGACATCACCGACCCTGCGCTGCACAAGCAGCTGATCGACTCCTGCCGTGCTCGCTTCGGTCGCCTGGACGTGCTGATCAACAATGCCGGTATCACCCATCGGTCGCCCACCGTAAACACCGCACCGGCGGTGTTCCGCAAGGTCATGGCGGTGGACTTCCACGCGCCGCTGGAACTGACCCTGACCGCCCTGCCGCTGCTGCGCGAAAGCGCCGGGCAGGTCGTCGCCATCGGTTCGATGGCCGGCTGGATGCCGGTGCTCGGCCGTGCCGGCTACTGCGCGGCAAAGAGCGCACTGGGCCAGGCCTTCGAGGTGCTGCGTGCGGAAATCGCCCGTGACGGCATCGGCCTGCTGATGGTCTACCCGAGCTTTCTCGACACCCCAATCGAGCGCAACGCGCTGGGCGCGGACGGCAGGCCGGCTGCACATGCACGTTCGACCGTCGGCGCCATTCGCGGTGCCGACTGGATGGCCGCGCAGATCGTCGCTGCCCTGCATCGGCGCCAGCAACGGCTGTTCCCCGATCGCGGCAGTTGGCTGGCCAGCCTGCTCTGGCGCCTGGCTCCCGGTTTCTACTACCGCAAGATGAGTCAGCGTTTCGCCGGAGAGATGGCATGA
- a CDS encoding transcriptional regulator produces MKHDWDLIERLLHEAQNSAGKPFAPRRYAEDLAEEHENAGEPVANLDHLRAEAARYEASLLHNGFIEPRPEEEGGNGENFILTARGAQLLSMLDSSIPGSEHPREVLDEAGEAALTAEVFDRLAPKANLETG; encoded by the coding sequence ATGAAACATGACTGGGACCTGATCGAACGCCTGCTGCACGAGGCACAGAACTCCGCCGGCAAACCCTTTGCCCCGCGTCGCTACGCCGAAGACCTGGCCGAAGAGCATGAAAACGCCGGCGAACCCGTGGCCAACCTTGACCATCTGCGCGCCGAGGCCGCCCGCTACGAAGCGAGCCTGCTGCACAACGGCTTTATCGAGCCACGTCCAGAGGAAGAAGGTGGCAACGGCGAGAACTTCATTCTTACTGCGCGCGGCGCTCAGTTACTGAGCATGCTCGACAGCAGCATTCCCGGCAGCGAACACCCGCGTGAAGTGCTCGACGAAGCCGGTGAGGCGGCACTGACAGCCGAGGTATTCGACCGCCTGGCGCCAAAGGCCAATCTCGAAACCGGCTGA
- a CDS encoding bile acid:sodium symporter family protein, with protein MDEVRIAFDPSSLVLINLIVALMMFGVSLELRAEDFRRIVRSPRAPFIGLLAQFLLLPALTCLACWLLRIPPELALGMTLVAACPGGSFSNIMTWMARGNVAVSVSMTAVSSLAASVLTPFNFALYAWLNPHTRPLLTEIDIDPLGLLLLVVLVLGVPLIAGMAIGRRFPMLTLRVEKPLRLASLAVMLGFVGLAFSRNLDQFVSHFHLFFWLVVGHNLLALLIGYCSARLTRLSEEDARAVTLETGIQNSALGLVIIFTFFPQAGGMVLIAAFWGCWHLVSGLSLAWFWSRRPPAGEPAAIPQLGES; from the coding sequence ATGGACGAGGTTAGAATCGCCTTCGACCCGAGCAGCCTGGTGCTGATCAACCTGATCGTTGCGCTGATGATGTTCGGCGTCTCGCTCGAACTGCGCGCCGAGGATTTCCGCCGCATCGTGCGTTCTCCCCGTGCGCCCTTCATCGGCCTGCTGGCGCAGTTCCTGCTTTTGCCGGCACTGACCTGCCTGGCCTGCTGGCTGCTGCGGATTCCGCCGGAACTGGCACTGGGCATGACCCTGGTCGCGGCCTGCCCCGGCGGCAGCTTCTCCAACATCATGACCTGGATGGCGCGCGGCAACGTGGCCGTATCGGTCAGCATGACCGCCGTTTCCAGCCTGGCGGCCAGCGTACTGACGCCGTTTAATTTCGCTCTGTATGCCTGGCTCAACCCGCATACCCGACCGCTGCTCACCGAAATCGACATCGACCCGCTGGGCCTGCTGCTACTGGTGGTGCTGGTGCTTGGTGTACCGCTGATTGCCGGCATGGCCATCGGCCGGCGCTTCCCCATGCTGACCCTGCGCGTTGAAAAACCGCTGCGCCTGGCCAGTCTGGCGGTGATGCTGGGTTTCGTTGGCCTGGCTTTCAGCCGCAACCTCGACCAGTTCGTCAGCCACTTCCACCTGTTCTTCTGGCTGGTGGTGGGGCACAACCTGCTGGCCCTGCTGATCGGTTACTGCAGCGCGCGCCTGACCCGCCTGAGCGAAGAGGATGCGCGCGCCGTGACGCTGGAAACCGGCATCCAGAACTCCGCCCTGGGGCTGGTGATCATCTTCACCTTCTTCCCGCAGGCCGGCGGTATGGTACTGATCGCGGCGTTCTGGGGCTGCTGGCACCTGGTATCGGGGCTGAGCCTGGCCTGGTTCTGGTCGCGCCGTCCGCCGGCAGGCGAGCCGGCCGCGATACCGCAGCTGGGAGAATCCTGA